GAGATTGAAAAAATCATCGAAATATCCAAAGTGGAGATTCGTGGAGTGGACGAAAAGGAGGTACGCATCAATGTGGATCCTTATCAAATGGAAGCCCGTTTGGTCAATTTTTCTGATATAGAAAATGCCATTCGTGCGGAGAATATTACGCTATCTGGTGGCAACCTAAAAGAAGGAGATATCAGAAGATCCATTCGAGTGGTAGGAGAATTTGATAATCCTAAACAATTGCTGGAAGTAGTGGTGAAGCAGGAGGCTGGCAATATTGTTTACCTCGGAGATATAGCGAATGTAGAGTTTGACTATAAAGAGAAACAAAGCTATGCTCGATTGAGGCGCCAGCCTGTAGTGATGATGGATGTAGTGAAGAGAAGCGGTGAGAACCTGTTGATTGCCACTGATAAGATCAATGATATTCTGGAAGATTTCAAAGCCAATCGATTTCCTGAAGGCTTAGAGGTAACCATTACCAATGACCAGTCTCAGCAGACCAGAGACATGGTGAGCAGTTTGGAGAACAACATTATCTCAGGGGTATTGCTGGTAGTATTGGTACTACTGTTTTTCCTTGGAACCAGAAATGCCCTGTTCGTAGGGGTAGCGATTCCTTTGTCTATGTTTATGTCTTTCATGATTTTGGGGATGTTCGGTGTGTCTATCAATATGATGGTGCTTTTCTCCTTGATCATGGCGCTAGGTATGTTGGTGGACAATGGTATCGTGGTAGTGGAGAACGTTTATCGTTTGAGAGAGGAAGGTTTTAACTCCTATGAAGCAGCCAAACGTGGTGTAGGAGAAGTGGCACTGCCGATTATTGCTTCTACAGCGACTACCTTGGCAGCTTTCTTACCTCTGGCTTTTTGGCCAGGTTTGATGGGGGATTTTATGAAATTCTTACCGATCACTTTGATGGTAACGCTTGGCTCATCCTTGTTCGTTGCTTTGGTTATTAACCCCGTGCTCATAGCCGTGTTCATGAAATTGGATGGGGGAGAAAAGGTGAATAAAAAGAAAATTTTTAGTTATTTCGGTATAGCCTTTTTCATAGGTGTAGCCTTGTTATTAGCTAATGTCAATGCATTGGGAATGCTTTCGCTAAGCCTTGGACTTATCACTTTGCTGAACGTATTTGTTTTGGTTCCCTTGTCGAGGAAATTCCAAAGTGTTTTTCTACCCTGGTTGGAGGATCTATATAGCAAAACGCTTGATTTTGCTCTAGTTGGAAAGCGGCCTTATTTATTCTTTTGGGGAACGGTAGTGTTGCTGTTCATGTCTATTGGACTGATGAATGTGTTCCCTCCAAAAATAGAGTTCTTCCCAAAGACGAATCCTAAGTATGTAAACATCTTCATAGAATTTCCGGTTGGGACGGATGTCGAGTCTACCAATAGATTTACGGAGAGAATCGAAAATGAAGTCTTCGAGATCATCGATCCTTATCAGGAGATCGTAGAGTCTGTCATTGCCAATGTAGGGGCAGGAGCATCGGATCCTATGGATCAGTCATCATTTGGACAAGGTGAGACACCGAATAAGGCAAGAATCACTGTCAACTTTGTGGAATTCAAGGAGAGAAATGGGGTTTCGACTGTTACGATCATGGATTCGATCAGGTCTAAATTAGACGGCTATCCTGGTGTAGCTATCACCGTGGACCAAGAGCAAAATGGACCTCCAACAGGAAAGCCGATTAGTATTGAAGTAATCGGAGAGGATTTTGAGACTTTAATCGAAATCTCTGAGCAGATGAAAAGTTTCATCAATAAATCTGGAATTGAGGGGATCGAAAAGTTGAAGTCAAATCTGGAAACGGGTAAACCAGAGCTGATTGTCGATATAGATAGAGAAAAGGCCCGTCGATTTGGATTGTCTACCC
This is a stretch of genomic DNA from Reichenbachiella ulvae. It encodes these proteins:
- a CDS encoding efflux RND transporter permease subunit — its product is MAENSIQEDIKTEKQFGLTTLSLNNRTTVFVLTALIILMGISTYINLPKESFPEIHQPVVYVGTPHPGNSPVDMENLITRPLEKELNTIAEVDEIRSTSVQDYSTIIVEFTSDTEIEEALTKVKDAVDRAKQELPSDLESDPNVFEMNFAEFPVLNINLSGDFSIEELNDYAEDLEDEIEKIIEISKVEIRGVDEKEVRINVDPYQMEARLVNFSDIENAIRAENITLSGGNLKEGDIRRSIRVVGEFDNPKQLLEVVVKQEAGNIVYLGDIANVEFDYKEKQSYARLRRQPVVMMDVVKRSGENLLIATDKINDILEDFKANRFPEGLEVTITNDQSQQTRDMVSSLENNIISGVLLVVLVLLFFLGTRNALFVGVAIPLSMFMSFMILGMFGVSINMMVLFSLIMALGMLVDNGIVVVENVYRLREEGFNSYEAAKRGVGEVALPIIASTATTLAAFLPLAFWPGLMGDFMKFLPITLMVTLGSSLFVALVINPVLIAVFMKLDGGEKVNKKKIFSYFGIAFFIGVALLLANVNALGMLSLSLGLITLLNVFVLVPLSRKFQSVFLPWLEDLYSKTLDFALVGKRPYLFFWGTVVLLFMSIGLMNVFPPKIEFFPKTNPKYVNIFIEFPVGTDVESTNRFTERIENEVFEIIDPYQEIVESVIANVGAGASDPMDQSSFGQGETPNKARITVNFVEFKERNGVSTVTIMDSIRSKLDGYPGVAITVDQEQNGPPTGKPISIEVIGEDFETLIEISEQMKSFINKSGIEGIEKLKSNLETGKPELIVDIDREKARRFGLSTQSIAMEVRTALFGKEISKYKEGEDDYEIQLRLDEKYRYDLDALMNKSIVYRNQSNGKIVSVPISSVAKAELSSTYGSIRRKDLNRVITISSNVETDANATEINEQIKRLLTDFDMPAGYEYRFGGEQEKQAEEMAFLSKALLIAVFLIFLIIVSQFNKVTTPFIIMTSVVLSTIGVFLGLVIFQMNFVVIMTMIGIISLAGIVVNNAIVLIDFIELIRNRKRVEKGVDKLEMDDIVHAIVEAGKTRLRPVLLTAITTILGLIPLAVGLNIDFIKFFSSFDPDFYLGGDNVAFWGPMSWTIIFGLTFATFLTLVIVPVMYLFFAKLNRKLGLS